A genomic region of Raphanus sativus cultivar WK10039 chromosome 6, ASM80110v3, whole genome shotgun sequence contains the following coding sequences:
- the LOC130496683 gene encoding uncharacterized protein LOC130496683, with the protein MASGRGLSREEKGKAAVGFSDPKAIESPSGSPEGDPDSLRRNPDALRRDTSEDAMDAASGRDSAVVDAHGGDSGEGALENAGSSREVAGNDGLEAQARAFRVPIKRLRKESVEPPEYKPTRYISGDLFEELPAISRDTLRDPGIAGQCWTNVFPSYSTHSSVKHLLKSCGAAGVTYLIPSVRQRPWSPPVGYQCIYESYFGVDTKLWFPIPRLITAYTLRRGVAITQFLNGSFRIAVALMVMAAEANIPMSVRTFEELTFLRPMPHGTHSIKMRPSYNVLTGHPNKTKDWQRYYFFVKSDEHAFDEPPKDDFPVLLLLRYVCHRDTKQRASSPQTATW; encoded by the coding sequence ATGGCGTCGGGAAGGGGATTATCCCGCGAAGAGAAGGGAAAGGCTGCAGTCGGCTTTTCAGATCCGAAGGCGATCGAGTCGCCGAGCGGTTCGCCGGAAGGCGATCCCGATTCACTGCGTCGCAATCCCGATGCACTGCGCCGCGACACTTCGGAAGATGCGATGGATGCGGCTTCTGGGAGGGATTCGGCAGTTGTTGATGCGCACGGGGGAGACAGTGGAGAGGGAGCGTTGGAGAACGCTGGTTCTTCTCGCGAAGTTGCCGGAAACGATGGACTCGAGGCGCAGGCGCGGGCTTTCAGGGTTCCGATTAAACGACTCCGAAAAGAGAGTGTGGAGCCTCCCGAGTACAAGCCTACACGTTATATCTCGGGCGATCTTTTCGAGGAGCTTCCGGCGATTTCTCGCGATACTTTACGCGATCCTGGAATTGCAGGACAGTGTTGGACGAACGTGTTTCCCAGCTACTCTACGCACAGTAGCGTGAAACACTTGTTGAAGTCTTGCGGAGCTGCTGGAGTGACTTATCTTATTCCGTCGGTTAGGCAGAGACCTTGGTCACCGCCTGTGGGGTATCAGTGTATCTATGAATCCTACTTTGGTGTAGATACGAAGTTATGGTTCCCTATCCCGCGCCTGATTACAGCTTATACGCTCCGTCGGGGAGTGGCAATAACCCAGTTTCTGAATGGATCTTTCCGAATTGCGGTTGCTTTAATGGTTATGGCCGCCGAAGCTAACATCCCGATGAGCGTTAGGACCTTTGAGGAGCTGACTTTCTTGAGGCCTATGCCTCATGGAACGCACTCAATCAAGATGCGTCCGTCCTACAATGTTTTGACCGGACATCCAAACAAGACAAAGGACTGGCAGCGATACTACTTCTTTGTTAAGTCGGATGAGCACGCGTTTGACGAACCGCCAAAGGATGACTTCCCGGTCCTACTCTTACTGCGATACGTATGTCATCGCGACACTAAGCAGCGCGCCTCGTCGCCACAAACCGCGACTTGGTGA
- the LOC108813881 gene encoding uncharacterized protein LOC108813881 isoform X1, whose translation MKTLHFLAPSSAKPNIINLKQQSYGAMTEIQFVLRRQERRSLSINCSSSGNNNGSEEKVSQPLDGVEIRFKRGSRRRMREEGSGERQNGKKAEKSVQKPWEEMTLNEKALELYVGEKGLLFWLNKLAYASIYIVIGGWILFRFVGPALNLYQLDTPPLDPKNILKG comes from the coding sequence atgaaaactcTTCACTTCTTAGCTCCCAGTTCAGCTAAACCAAACATCATCAATCTGAAGCAACAATCTTACGGAGCAATGACAGAGATACAGTTCGTGTTGCGTCGTCAAGAAAGACGATCTCTTTCGATAAACTGCTCAAGCAGTGGCAACAACAACGGCAGTGAAGAGAAGGTCTCTCAGCCGTTGGATGGAGTGGAGATAAGGTTCAAACGAGGGTCAAGAAGGAGAATGAGGGAAGAAGGTTCAGGAGAAAGGCAAAACGGGAAGAAAGCAGAGAAAAGTGTTCAGAAGCCATGGGAAGAGATGACGTTGAACGAGAAAGCGTTGGAGCTTTATGTCGGAGAGAAAGGTTTGTTGTTTTGGCTGAACAAATTGGCTTATGCTTCAATCTACATTGTGATTGGTGGTTGGATTCTTTTCCGGTTTGTTGGACCGGCTTTGAATCTTTATCAGCTTGATACGCCTCCTCTTGATCCTAAAAACATCTTGAAGGGCTAA
- the LOC108813881 gene encoding uncharacterized protein LOC108813881 isoform X2: protein MKTLHFLAPSSAKPNIINLKQQSYGAMTEIQFVLRRQERRSLSINCSSSGNNNGSEEKVSQPLDGVEIRFKRGSRRRMREEGSGERQNGKKAEKSVQKPWEEMTLNEKALELYVGEKVCAHPVSITPLFCST, encoded by the exons atgaaaactcTTCACTTCTTAGCTCCCAGTTCAGCTAAACCAAACATCATCAATCTGAAGCAACAATCTTACGGAGCAATGACAGAGATACAGTTCGTGTTGCGTCGTCAAGAAAGACGATCTCTTTCGATAAACTGCTCAAGCAGTGGCAACAACAACGGCAGTGAAGAGAAGGTCTCTCAGCCGTTGGATGGAGTGGAGATAAGGTTCAAACGAGGGTCAAGAAGGAGAATGAGGGAAGAAGGTTCAGGAGAAAGGCAAAACGGGAAGAAAGCAGAGAAAAGTGTTCAGAAGCCATGGGAAGAGATGACGTTGAACGAGAAAGCGTTGGAGCTTTATGTCGGAGAGAAAG TTTGTGCACATCCAGTCTCCATCACGCCATTGTTTTGCTCTACTTAA
- the LOC108813880 gene encoding uncharacterized protein LOC108813880, with the protein MGDGREGDWECLGCSNRNYAFRSFCNRCKQPRLFMDNNTSHNSKWLPRVGDWICTGCTNNNYASREKCKKCGQPKEVAALSALAIPGAASHLSYFTTTRGPDPANQASAVKEWRSGDWICTCGFHNYSSRIQCKKCNETAPLALGTKRLASEVLAHEWDSKRLNQGYTSMRPQSSLYASFPGISSGSISNWQLPLPFLQQQQLTPALLGYGAKQWRDGDWMCTNCKNHNYASRSECNRCKTKRDIIEQTITPAQS; encoded by the exons ATGGGAGATGGAAGAGAAGGAGATTGGGAGTGTTTAGGTTGCAGTAACAGGAACTACGCGTTTCGATCATTCTGCAACAGATGCAAGCAGCCTCGTCTTTTCATGGACAACAATACCTCTCACAACTCCAAGTGGCTTCCTCGTGTCGGTGATTGGATCTGCACTG GTTGCACTAACAACAATTATGCATCACGAGAAAAGTGCAAAAAGTGCGGACAACCAAAGGAAGTAGCAGCTTTGTCAGCACTTGCTATCCCTGGAGCGGCTTCCCATCTCAGTTACTTCACCACCACCCGTGGACCTGATCCAGCAAATCAAGCTTCGGCTGTTAAAGAATGGAGGAGCGGTGACTGGATCTGCACTTGTGGGTTTCACAACTATTCCTCTCGTATACAG TGCAAAAAGTGCAATGAAACAGCTCCACTAG CACTTGGAACGAAGAGATTAGCATCAGAAGTTTTGGCTCATGAATGGGATAGCAAAAGATTGAATCAAGGATAT ACAAGCATGCGACCACAGTCATCGTTATATGCATCTTTTCCTGGTATAAGCTCAGGCAGTATCTCAAACTGGCAACTTCCTCTCCCGTTTCTACAGCAACAACAGTTAACACCTGCTTTACTTGGATACGG AGCAAAACAATGGCGTGATGGAGACTGGATGTGCACAAACTGCAAGAATCACAATTATGCATCCCGATCAGAGTGCAATAG GTGCAAGACTAAACGAGATATCATTGAGCAGACCATAACTCCAGCACAATCTTAA